A genomic segment from Bacteroidota bacterium encodes:
- a CDS encoding efflux RND transporter periplasmic adaptor subunit produces MSKKAKIRIIVIAAIVLIAVFAVAKKKGLIGSDTSVKVSTELVQKRTIIETVSANGKIQPETEVKITPYISGEVVELNVKEGQEIKEGDLLAKIDPEIYISSYERQVANLNTIKANQANAKARVSQVKSQFINAEESYKRSKKLWEQRVISQSDWDAAQSAYEVAKAEVDAAEQNLVAADYTINSAEASVKEAKENLTKTSIFSPTDGTVSKLSVEKGERVAGASQFSAGTELMRIANLSLMEVNVEVNENDIVRVKLSDTALIEVDAYLNKKFKGLVTEIATSANVTGVSVDQVTNFTVKIRILKESYQDLIPADNPKFTPFLPGMSATVDIQTETLKDVLTVPIQAVTTRADTTGKVLSVKTNTGGEETPDENATDSQQQAKQKEKKAEEFQEYVFLYDNGIAKLQKVKSGIQDNTYIQITEGLTEGQEIIVAPYSAVTKFLKNGQQVKKVDKEDLFKEEK; encoded by the coding sequence ATGAGTAAGAAAGCAAAAATCCGGATTATCGTTATTGCAGCGATTGTCCTGATAGCCGTTTTTGCAGTGGCAAAGAAAAAAGGCCTTATAGGTAGTGATACATCTGTAAAGGTCAGTACAGAGCTTGTACAAAAACGGACTATCATAGAAACCGTATCGGCGAATGGTAAAATTCAGCCTGAAACTGAAGTTAAAATCACACCTTATATCTCAGGAGAGGTTGTTGAATTAAATGTAAAGGAAGGGCAGGAGATAAAAGAGGGCGATCTGCTGGCAAAAATCGACCCGGAGATTTATATATCCAGCTATGAGCGTCAGGTGGCTAACCTTAACACTATTAAGGCTAATCAAGCCAATGCCAAAGCCAGAGTATCACAGGTTAAATCACAGTTTATAAATGCGGAAGAATCATATAAGCGCAGTAAAAAACTCTGGGAGCAGCGTGTCATTTCGCAGTCTGACTGGGATGCTGCCCAGTCAGCATACGAGGTAGCCAAAGCAGAGGTGGATGCTGCCGAACAGAACCTTGTCGCTGCTGATTACACCATTAACAGTGCTGAAGCTTCTGTTAAGGAGGCAAAGGAAAATCTGACAAAAACATCCATATTCTCGCCTACTGATGGTACAGTATCCAAACTGAGTGTTGAAAAAGGTGAACGCGTAGCCGGTGCATCACAGTTCTCGGCGGGAACTGAACTCATGCGTATTGCTAATCTTAGTTTAATGGAAGTCAATGTAGAGGTTAATGAAAATGACATTGTCCGTGTAAAATTAAGTGATACTGCATTGATCGAAGTAGATGCATATTTAAATAAAAAATTCAAAGGATTGGTGACAGAGATTGCCACTTCTGCAAATGTGACCGGCGTGAGTGTGGATCAGGTAACCAATTTTACGGTAAAAATCAGGATATTGAAAGAGTCATATCAGGATCTGATTCCTGCTGATAATCCTAAATTCACTCCTTTCCTTCCTGGCATGTCAGCCACTGTTGATATCCAAACCGAGACCCTGAAAGATGTTCTGACAGTTCCTATACAGGCTGTGACGACCCGTGCAGATACTACAGGTAAGGTGCTCTCTGTTAAAACGAATACTGGCGGTGAAGAAACCCCTGATGAAAATGCGACTGACAGCCAACAGCAAGCTAAACAAAAGGAAAAGAAGGCCGAAGAATTCCAGGAGTATGTTTTCCTTTATGACAATGGGATTGCGAAATTGCAAAAGGTTAAATCAGGCATTCAGGATAACACTTACATTCAAATTACTGAAGGACTTACTGAGGGACAGGAAATTATTGTTGCCCCTTATAGTGCCGTCACCAAGTTTTTAAAAAATGGGCAGCAGGTGAAGAAGGTCGATAAGGAGGATTTATTCAAGGAAGAAAAATAA
- a CDS encoding sigma-70 family RNA polymerase sigma factor: MNEASPEILDDIIKGCKAGKIKDQERLYNLYSRGMFGVCLYYSKDRTEAEDLMHEGFMKIFTNISSFRYKGSFEGWMRKIMINTSLEKFRREKHLHPLSAIDDQEEELYAEDTISAISAGDLVKMIQNLSPKYRLVFNLFAVEGYTHKEISVKLGISEGTSKSNLARARVVLQRNVNKYFYSSTKKVK, translated from the coding sequence ATGAATGAGGCTAGCCCGGAGATACTGGATGATATTATAAAAGGCTGTAAAGCCGGTAAAATCAAAGACCAGGAAAGATTATATAATCTTTACTCCAGGGGGATGTTTGGAGTGTGTCTTTATTATTCCAAAGACCGCACTGAAGCGGAAGACCTTATGCATGAAGGATTTATGAAAATCTTCACCAACATTTCTTCATTCAGGTATAAAGGCTCTTTTGAAGGATGGATGCGAAAGATCATGATTAATACATCGCTGGAAAAATTTCGCAGGGAAAAACACCTGCATCCTTTATCTGCGATTGATGATCAAGAAGAAGAACTCTATGCTGAAGATACCATCAGTGCAATTTCTGCAGGCGACCTGGTGAAGATGATCCAGAACCTGTCTCCGAAATACCGTCTGGTCTTTAACCTCTTTGCTGTGGAGGGGTATACACATAAAGAGATCAGTGTCAAGCTGGGTATTTCAGAGGGCACATCCAAGTCAAATCTCGCCAGAGCGAGAGTTGTATTGCAACGTAATGTGAATAAATATTTTTATTCTTCTACTAAAAAAGTAAAATAA
- a CDS encoding HAMP domain-containing sensor histidine kinase, producing MKKHYIILIGIIITLALVGLVSIQVYWIRNAILVKQATFKRSVSEAMSNVVDKLEKIEIANQIRQKSKFFESSKDIFHEIDSLNLFYYQEIESFRNGSTDERVNALLQKKSSLFNDVMEDMFAFRHFMDIEKRIDIKVLDSLISNQLSTKGINTEYEFGIYSSSKNRLVLSNTGNYGEELIDKSFGYTLFPSDMFSQPDYLMIYFPHEKTFLVTQMASMLIISILLILVIIISFFLSLNSVIKQKRLTEMKTDFINNMTHEFKTPVSTIALACEALMDKDINKIEGVSNNYIRIISDENRRLGTMAEKILQTAVLEKGKLKLKKEQVNIHEIIEEVVKNIGIQVEINDGIIIKEFHAVLPVINADRMHLTNVIYNLLENANKYSPKKPVIVVSTQNVPGGVEISVKDNGIGINKADQKKIFDKLYRVPTGDVHNFKGFGLGLSYVKAIIDKHGGRISIDSELNKGSKFTFFIPEG from the coding sequence ATGAAAAAGCATTACATCATCCTTATCGGGATAATTATTACCCTCGCCCTGGTTGGATTGGTCAGCATTCAGGTCTACTGGATCAGGAATGCAATTCTGGTTAAGCAGGCAACTTTTAAACGCAGTGTCAGTGAAGCAATGTCAAATGTCGTAGATAAGCTCGAAAAAATAGAGATAGCTAACCAGATCCGACAGAAATCTAAATTCTTCGAAAGCAGCAAAGATATTTTCCACGAAATTGACTCTCTTAACCTTTTTTATTATCAAGAGATTGAATCCTTCAGAAATGGCTCAACCGACGAACGTGTCAACGCACTTCTTCAAAAGAAATCTTCTCTTTTTAATGATGTTATGGAAGACATGTTTGCTTTCCGACATTTTATGGATATTGAGAAAAGGATCGATATAAAGGTTCTTGACTCTTTGATATCCAATCAGTTATCAACTAAAGGAATAAACACAGAATACGAATTTGGCATTTACAGTTCTTCAAAAAACAGGTTAGTGCTCAGTAATACAGGGAATTATGGCGAGGAGTTGATAGACAAAAGTTTTGGATATACACTCTTCCCAAGTGATATGTTTTCCCAGCCCGACTACCTGATGATTTATTTCCCTCATGAGAAAACGTTTCTTGTCACCCAGATGGCCAGTATGCTCATCATTTCAATCCTTCTCATACTGGTTATCATCATCTCTTTCTTCCTGTCACTCAATTCAGTCATTAAACAAAAACGTCTCACAGAAATGAAAACCGATTTTATTAATAATATGACCCATGAATTCAAGACGCCTGTGTCTACTATAGCATTGGCATGCGAAGCACTCATGGATAAGGACATTAACAAAATTGAGGGTGTTTCTAACAATTATATCCGGATAATCAGCGACGAGAACAGACGTCTTGGAACCATGGCAGAAAAAATCCTGCAGACAGCTGTATTGGAAAAGGGTAAGTTAAAACTTAAAAAAGAACAGGTAAACATTCATGAGATCATCGAGGAGGTGGTCAAAAATATCGGCATACAAGTAGAGATCAACGACGGTATTATCATAAAGGAATTTCATGCAGTATTACCGGTGATCAATGCCGACCGGATGCACCTTACTAATGTCATCTATAATTTACTCGAAAATGCCAATAAGTATTCACCCAAGAAACCAGTCATTGTTGTCTCCACCCAAAATGTGCCGGGCGGTGTGGAGATATCAGTGAAAGATAACGGTATTGGCATTAACAAAGCCGACCAAAAAAAGATCTTTGATAAACTCTATCGTGTTCCTACAGGCGATGTTCATAATTTCAAAGGCTTCGGTCTTGGTCTGAGCTATGTTAAAGCCATCATCGACAAGCACGGTGGACGGATAAGCATCGATAGCGAACTCAATAAAGGAAGTAAATTTACGTTCTTTATCCCTGAAGGATGA
- the tsaB gene encoding tRNA (adenosine(37)-N6)-threonylcarbamoyltransferase complex dimerization subunit type 1 TsaB: MAYILCLETATSVCSVALSRDGEVVSLKESDVRYSHSALITSYIQDVTHLAGISLQEIDAIAVSKGPGSYTGLRIGVSTAKGLCYALDLPLVAIGTLQSLAYGLIKKYKEDHPGDQINILFCPMIDARRMEVYDAIYTIDHIEVKSVAAEIIREDSFTEYLNGNKLFIFGDNAIKCKPLLTHQPDIVFIEDFMPSASYMVQLALQRYNEKKFEDLAYFEPFYLKDFIAGKPHVKGLK; this comes from the coding sequence ATGGCTTACATCCTGTGTTTGGAAACAGCAACATCCGTATGTTCTGTGGCTTTATCCAGGGATGGTGAAGTAGTATCTCTCAAAGAATCTGATGTCAGGTATTCTCATTCTGCATTAATCACATCATATATTCAGGACGTTACCCATCTGGCAGGCATTAGCCTTCAGGAGATTGATGCTATAGCCGTGAGCAAAGGTCCCGGATCTTATACCGGACTCAGAATAGGTGTCAGCACAGCCAAAGGCTTATGTTATGCTCTGGATTTGCCACTGGTAGCCATCGGTACATTACAGTCCCTGGCCTATGGCCTGATTAAGAAATACAAAGAAGACCATCCGGGAGACCAAATCAATATATTGTTTTGTCCTATGATTGATGCCAGGAGAATGGAAGTTTATGACGCCATTTATACGATCGATCATATTGAAGTGAAATCGGTTGCAGCGGAAATCATCAGGGAAGATTCCTTTACAGAATATTTGAACGGGAATAAATTATTTATTTTTGGAGATAATGCCATAAAGTGTAAACCTTTGCTAACACACCAGCCGGATATTGTTTTTATTGAAGATTTTATGCCTTCAGCCAGTTATATGGTTCAACTGGCACTGCAACGGTATAATGAGAAAAAATTTGAAGATCTGGCCTATTTTGAACCATTCTATCTGAAAGATTTTATTGCAGGTAAACCTCATGTAAAAGGATTGAAATGA
- a CDS encoding outer membrane beta-barrel protein, with translation MSVNEKNIDQLFRDNLSGYEETPPVYAWDKLKDDIMIARKKRRAILYRWAAVAAVFIFAFISGYFYATFNLNEKSDEGMAISRQDVTKNPISVSTLSDNSNESVISKDQKTIVGNQTDHSVLKTPADKNNAIPSVTSDEIEKLSESKQEYAMADSKTSVASENATSGQVADIANQPEIPVSEIRSEETIIIKEEQIGGEQIKSENKNLQPKQKIYTYEDPLVQDKNQGREKWIIGGGFSPVYSYRNIKIKSEDLPSNVIADENYYDNVESGMYSYAGGIDVGYLLKDNISLQTGIYYSKVGQMNEDIVAFQLPDDKVLYYANTSVGIIPFNPLAMPSQIKEVSVRDTAENLLYINSNIYQNFEYIEIPLILKYRILNKRLSMNLSGGLSPGIMIGNHAYFQYQDQRYDLDRSEDFYPVIYNSVVGMGLDYSVNKNLKVNLSPTFKYSLQSIRRDHSIEYYPYSFSIFTGISYHF, from the coding sequence ATGTCGGTTAATGAAAAAAATATTGACCAGCTTTTCAGGGATAATCTGTCAGGATATGAAGAAACGCCACCTGTTTACGCCTGGGATAAATTGAAAGACGACATTATGATAGCCAGGAAGAAAAGAAGGGCTATCCTTTACCGATGGGCAGCAGTTGCAGCTGTGTTCATTTTCGCATTTATATCAGGCTATTTCTACGCTACTTTCAATTTAAATGAAAAATCTGATGAGGGTATGGCTATTTCCCGGCAGGATGTTACAAAGAATCCAATATCTGTAAGCACTTTATCGGATAACTCTAATGAATCAGTTATATCTAAAGATCAAAAAACCATTGTCGGAAATCAAACCGACCATTCGGTCTTAAAAACACCAGCTGATAAAAATAATGCCATTCCATCTGTTACATCTGATGAAATCGAAAAGCTTTCAGAAAGCAAACAGGAGTATGCCATGGCAGATAGCAAAACATCTGTCGCTTCTGAAAATGCGACATCCGGTCAGGTAGCGGATATTGCTAATCAGCCTGAGATACCTGTAAGTGAAATCCGGTCTGAAGAAACGATCATAATCAAAGAAGAACAAATAGGCGGGGAACAAATCAAATCAGAGAACAAAAATCTACAACCAAAACAGAAGATTTATACGTATGAAGATCCTTTAGTCCAGGACAAAAACCAGGGAAGAGAAAAATGGATTATTGGCGGGGGATTCTCTCCAGTATATTCTTATCGCAACATCAAGATCAAAAGTGAAGATCTACCGTCAAATGTCATAGCCGACGAAAATTATTATGATAATGTAGAAAGCGGTATGTACTCATATGCCGGAGGAATAGATGTCGGTTATTTGTTGAAAGATAACATTAGCCTGCAAACCGGAATATACTATTCGAAAGTAGGCCAGATGAATGAAGATATTGTCGCTTTCCAGCTGCCTGATGATAAGGTTCTTTATTATGCCAACACATCAGTCGGTATCATTCCTTTCAATCCTCTTGCTATGCCTTCGCAGATTAAAGAAGTTTCTGTACGTGACACGGCCGAAAACCTTCTGTACATTAACTCAAACATCTATCAGAATTTTGAGTACATTGAAATCCCTTTGATCCTGAAGTACCGGATATTAAATAAACGTCTGTCAATGAATCTTTCAGGAGGGCTAAGCCCCGGGATTATGATCGGTAATCATGCCTATTTCCAATACCAGGATCAACGCTACGATCTGGATAGATCGGAAGATTTTTACCCGGTGATATACAACAGCGTGGTAGGTATGGGATTAGATTATTCTGTCAATAAAAATTTAAAAGTGAATCTTTCGCCCACATTCAAATATTCTCTCCAGTCCATCAGAAGAGATCATTCTATTGAGTACTATCCATATTCATTTTCGATCTTTACGGGCATAAGCTATCACTTTTAG
- a CDS encoding TolC family protein, whose amino-acid sequence MKKILLFFAVIAAGTILANAQNKWSLEDCINYALTNNVDIKQQMLNIQMGEEDVLKDKLGYLPDLNGYASHGYNWGQTIDPYTNWFATERVRSNNFYLSASFVIFNGLQKYNTMKQDQFNLLAYRYSVDKFMDDVSMSIAAGYLQILFDKELLKIAQSQLDITHQQVERTKKLVDAGTLARGDLLLVEAQASTEELQVITAQNNLDIAYLTLAQLLDLPSAEGFEIEEPDISLVDKPQSPLGPDEIFIFATANQPDIKSAELRLQASEKTLAIARGSLSPNLNVSGSWGTGYSGAAKDLNKGFNPITIESAAIGFTASGETVFSNPYEKFLDYPIKSFDSQLSDNLNKSLMLHLNIPIFNGWMARSNIAKAKIGIENANYTLELTKIRLRKTIQQAYADAVAALKTHSAAEKKVEATTESYKYAEQKFNVGLINSVDYNQAKKDLTRAQAELLQAKYDYLFKTVVLDFYMGKPITLKNQ is encoded by the coding sequence ATGAAAAAGATTCTTTTGTTTTTCGCCGTTATTGCGGCGGGGACTATCCTTGCAAATGCCCAGAATAAATGGTCGTTAGAGGATTGCATTAACTATGCTCTGACAAACAACGTGGATATCAAGCAACAGATGTTGAATATTCAGATGGGAGAAGAGGATGTGCTTAAGGACAAGTTAGGTTATCTGCCTGATCTGAATGGTTATGCATCGCATGGATATAACTGGGGGCAGACAATAGACCCTTATACCAATTGGTTTGCTACTGAGAGAGTCCGGTCAAATAATTTTTATCTGTCAGCATCATTCGTGATCTTCAATGGATTACAAAAGTACAACACCATGAAGCAAGATCAGTTTAATCTTCTTGCTTATAGATATTCTGTTGATAAATTTATGGATGATGTGTCAATGAGTATTGCCGCTGGCTATTTGCAGATCCTTTTTGATAAAGAGTTACTGAAGATAGCCCAATCTCAGCTTGATATAACTCACCAGCAGGTTGAACGTACTAAAAAGCTTGTTGATGCCGGTACACTTGCACGTGGTGATCTTTTACTGGTTGAAGCCCAGGCTTCTACCGAGGAGCTCCAGGTCATCACTGCCCAGAATAATCTGGATATAGCTTATCTGACCCTGGCTCAATTACTTGACCTGCCATCTGCTGAAGGTTTTGAAATTGAGGAACCGGATATCAGTTTGGTTGATAAGCCACAATCTCCGCTGGGGCCGGATGAGATTTTTATTTTTGCCACTGCAAACCAGCCTGATATAAAGAGTGCCGAATTAAGACTTCAAGCATCCGAAAAAACTCTTGCCATTGCCCGTGGATCCTTAAGTCCAAATCTGAATGTATCCGGATCATGGGGAACCGGTTATTCAGGCGCCGCCAAGGACCTTAATAAAGGTTTTAATCCTATTACTATTGAATCAGCAGCGATAGGTTTTACGGCATCCGGTGAGACCGTCTTTAGCAATCCCTATGAAAAATTTCTGGATTATCCTATCAAATCCTTTGATAGTCAGTTGTCGGATAACCTGAACAAATCACTCATGCTGCACCTGAATATTCCGATTTTTAATGGATGGATGGCAAGATCAAATATTGCCAAAGCCAAAATCGGGATAGAGAATGCCAATTATACCCTTGAACTGACTAAAATTCGGCTGAGAAAAACCATCCAGCAGGCTTATGCGGATGCAGTGGCAGCGCTAAAGACTCACAGCGCCGCTGAAAAAAAGGTGGAAGCCACCACTGAATCATACAAGTATGCCGAGCAGAAATTCAATGTAGGTTTAATAAACTCTGTGGATTATAATCAGGCAAAAAAGGATTTAACCCGAGCCCAGGCCGAATTGCTTCAAGCAAAATATGATTATTTATTTAAGACCGTTGTTCTCGATTTTTATATGGGAAAACCAATCACACTCAAAAATCAATAA
- a CDS encoding glucose-6-phosphate isomerase, producing the protein MVNLALDISKVFDFVSRDEIFSLQKEMTEHHKALLNRTGKGGDFLGWMTLPRDIDENLIQSIESDARRVAEMADIFVVIGIGGSYLGSRAVIEALSGYFEHFRSGREHPLVLFAGHQIDEDYHHDLLEILDKRDYALTVISKSGTTTEPAIAFRLLKSHLEKKYGDKGAGERIIAISDKSRGALKNLADIEGYKTYVVPDDVGGRYSVLTPVGLLPIAVSGFDIRELLHGAEHMMKLNEKSSIFDKNPAALYAATRNALFRKGKTTEIFVNYSPALSYFTEWWKQLYGESEGKENKGIFPAGASFTTDLHSMGQYIQEGLRLLFETVLLVDKPRSELIIPYETEDMDGLNYIAGRRMHEVNQMASLGTILAHTDGGVPNISITIPVIDELRLGELIYFFEISCALSGYMLGVNPFDQPGVEAYKKNMFALLGKPGFEQNTTELKKRLKG; encoded by the coding sequence ATGGTCAATTTAGCATTGGATATCAGTAAGGTGTTTGATTTTGTGAGCAGGGATGAGATATTTTCTTTACAAAAGGAAATGACGGAACATCATAAAGCACTTTTAAACAGGACAGGGAAGGGTGGTGATTTTTTAGGCTGGATGACGCTTCCAAGGGATATTGATGAGAATTTGATACAGAGCATTGAGTCGGATGCCAGGCGTGTGGCAGAAATGGCCGATATATTTGTAGTGATCGGAATAGGAGGTTCTTATCTGGGTTCCAGGGCAGTCATTGAAGCACTGAGTGGTTATTTTGAGCATTTCAGGTCCGGGCGGGAACATCCTTTGGTGTTATTCGCAGGCCATCAAATTGACGAAGATTATCACCATGACCTGCTGGAAATCCTTGACAAAAGGGATTATGCTCTGACGGTCATCTCAAAGTCGGGCACAACAACAGAACCGGCTATCGCTTTTCGTCTGCTCAAAAGTCACCTGGAAAAAAAATATGGTGATAAAGGGGCAGGTGAACGTATCATTGCCATTAGCGATAAAAGCAGAGGTGCTCTCAAGAACCTCGCTGATATTGAAGGCTATAAGACCTATGTGGTTCCTGATGATGTTGGAGGACGATATTCGGTATTGACACCTGTTGGATTATTGCCCATTGCCGTTTCCGGTTTTGATATCCGGGAGCTTCTTCATGGGGCTGAACACATGATGAAGCTGAATGAAAAATCCAGCATATTTGATAAGAATCCGGCAGCTCTTTACGCAGCAACTCGTAATGCATTGTTCCGTAAAGGAAAGACCACCGAGATATTTGTAAATTACTCACCGGCATTATCTTATTTCACTGAGTGGTGGAAACAGTTATACGGTGAAAGTGAAGGTAAAGAAAACAAAGGTATTTTCCCGGCAGGAGCCAGTTTTACAACCGACCTGCATTCCATGGGACAATACATCCAGGAAGGATTGAGATTGCTTTTTGAAACAGTTTTACTAGTAGATAAGCCGCGCAGTGAACTTATCATTCCATATGAAACAGAGGATATGGATGGTTTGAATTACATTGCAGGACGAAGGATGCATGAAGTTAATCAAATGGCATCGCTGGGTACCATACTGGCACATACCGACGGAGGCGTGCCTAATATATCCATTACAATTCCAGTCATCGATGAATTACGCCTGGGTGAATTAATCTATTTCTTTGAAATATCCTGTGCATTGAGTGGTTACATGCTGGGAGTGAATCCCTTTGATCAGCCTGGTGTTGAAGCTTATAAAAAAAATATGTTTGCCTTATTAGGTAAACCAGGATTTGAACAGAATACAACAGAGCTGAAGAAAAGGTTAAAGGGCTGA
- a CDS encoding response regulator transcription factor, producing the protein MTKQNIKVLLAEDDRNLGNILKAYLEAKGYPTHLSINGEEAFNMYKKEDFNFCIIDVMMPIKDGFTLAREIRVIDKKIPILFLTAKSLPEDKLKGFEIGADDYLTKPFSMEELLARMNAIIRRVKDGKKNMPGDNTFIIGGYTFDYNHQMLHFRNKEQKLTSKEADLLKLLCENLNDTLDRRYALTKIWFDDSYFNARSMDVYIAKLRKYLKDDPRIELINVHGVGFKLICNT; encoded by the coding sequence ATGACAAAACAGAATATCAAAGTTTTACTGGCTGAAGATGACCGTAATCTAGGGAATATTCTCAAAGCTTATCTCGAAGCCAAAGGGTATCCTACCCATCTGTCTATCAATGGCGAAGAAGCCTTTAATATGTATAAGAAGGAAGATTTTAACTTTTGCATCATCGATGTGATGATGCCCATCAAGGATGGCTTTACCCTCGCCAGGGAGATCAGAGTTATCGATAAAAAAATCCCTATCCTGTTCCTCACGGCAAAATCATTACCGGAAGATAAGCTCAAAGGCTTTGAAATCGGCGCTGACGATTACCTTACCAAGCCCTTCAGTATGGAGGAACTCCTGGCTCGGATGAATGCCATTATCCGTCGCGTGAAGGATGGAAAGAAAAACATGCCCGGAGATAATACATTTATCATTGGCGGTTATACGTTTGACTATAACCACCAGATGCTTCACTTCAGAAACAAAGAGCAAAAACTGACATCCAAGGAAGCTGACCTGTTAAAGCTTCTCTGCGAAAATTTAAATGATACCCTCGACCGCCGCTATGCTCTGACCAAAATTTGGTTCGACGACAGTTACTTCAACGCCAGGAGTATGGATGTTTACATCGCCAAACTACGTAAGTATTTGAAAGATGATCCCCGGATTGAATTAATCAATGTACACGGAGTGGGATTTAAACTGATTTGCAACACATAG